In Pseudoalteromonas sp. NC201, a single window of DNA contains:
- a CDS encoding DUF3299 domain-containing protein, whose translation MVFSGIANAAPPKEIFWEDLIPKGHVQISNQDAASHDGAEQNWVQPDLDAPVVKELDGQLVSLPGFVVPLEGDSEVITEFLLVPYFGACIHVPPPPPNQIVHVKIKGGVPIESLYDAITVSGTIKVSTWKGDIAQTGYMMEAKGVAPFEL comes from the coding sequence ATGGTATTCAGTGGTATTGCAAATGCGGCACCACCTAAAGAGATATTCTGGGAAGATTTAATTCCAAAAGGGCATGTCCAGATCAGCAATCAAGACGCAGCAAGCCATGATGGCGCCGAGCAAAATTGGGTGCAACCTGACTTAGACGCCCCAGTCGTCAAAGAGTTAGACGGCCAACTAGTCAGCTTACCCGGCTTTGTTGTACCACTTGAAGGTGACAGTGAAGTGATCACCGAATTTTTGTTGGTTCCCTACTTTGGCGCTTGCATCCACGTGCCGCCTCCGCCGCCAAATCAAATTGTTCATGTCAAAATCAAAGGCGGTGTTCCGATTGAAAGCCTATATGATGCAATCACAGTCAGTGGCACGATTAAGGTTTCTACTTGGAAGGGCGACATCGCGCAAACAGGTTATATGATGGAAGCCAAAGGCGTCGCGCCATTTGAGCTCTAA